A stretch of DNA from Dehalobacterium formicoaceticum:
TCATTCGGTACTTCTAAAAATATAAGCAACATTAATAATATGGAAGGAACCTTTCGGTATGTGCGTAACAAAGAAGAAGATATGCTTATTGCCAATGTAGCTTTTAATACTATGGATGGCACGCCAACGATACTGAATTATTATAACCGTGGTGGTTATCTATATTCGCAGAACATTACTAATCCGGCAAAAAATTTCCGCAGTCAACAAAAAGCAGATAATGTAATAAATACAGTTCTTGAGGGTATTATCGATATCCCAAAGGATGTTATAGCCAAGCAAAGTGTTCGCAGCACATCAGAAGGGAATTGGATTACATTTGAATTGGATAGTGAAAAGTATTACGCTGCTCGCTTTCCAGAAACTTACGCTGAGTATGGTTATGGCGGACTTAGCTATTACCGGGAACAGCCGGTTTATACCGTGCTCCTTGATGCACAAGACCGGATCAAACAGGTTGAAGGAAGCTTTTGTACTGTAAACTCCGATAATTCAGGATTTACCTGGGATCAAAACTACACTAACACTTTTACCCAATACGAAGATGTGAAATTGGATTTTCCTGATCTTCATGAGTCAGAGTTTCCGCTTCTGAAGGAACCGGACGAATCATGGGGACAGACTCCCTGATTTCAAAGGGCAGATCCAGGTGGTTCGCCCCATACCGGGGACGGTGGAAAGGCAAACCACTTTTACACCCCAAATCGACAGATAGTACCTAGAATCCCGCTTAAAATTTATAACTACGTTTAAGTACTAACTTGTATCGCACTGAAAGCCGTGTAAAGAGGAAAAAAATACTGCCCCCTTCAGAAGGGGGTATACTTATATTCGCGCGGTAATAAATAGACCATAAAATGATATTGACATAAATAGGGTAAGACAGTATAATCAATTATACAAAGATTTAATAGAAAGAGTGTGACAAATTTCAACCGCATTAACATAGCGCAAAATAATAAGATATGGACGAACTTCAATACGATCTTTCTTCCGGGAAGACGGAACGCAATTCCATCTCGGCAAAAATCAACTGTTATTTCATGATTAAGCAAGTTTAAATTAAGTTGGTTGCATGATCTCCTAAAACCAGGGTTACGGTCAGCTAACAAGATCATGGGTAAACGAAGTTTATGCTAAATATCAGTGATGCAATATACTAGAAAAGCAGCCTTATATGAATTACATTTGGGGTGCCACGGAGACAAGGTTGTTAACACCCCCCCAATAAATAACTAAAAAAGGAGGGGATCAAAAAGGTTGTTGCACTTTTTAAAGTATAGTTGCTTTTTTGTTTTTGACAGATATTTGAAGCCGTAAAAAATTTTAAAAGAGGAGTTTTGAAAATGAAAGGAATAAAAAAGACAAGCTATTTTTTATTTTGACTTTGGTCATTGCTTTAGTGTTTTGTAGCACCGGTATTTTGGCTGCTTCAGCTGAAAGTAGTAGCACAAACATTTTAAATGAAATTGATATGCTATCAATAATTGAAGGTGATCTTGAAACGCCTGAAGGGGATGAAATCAAGGGTCCATTTACACTTGATGAAATTGCAAAGGAAATGGCTACTATCGAAGGTATTTCTGTAAAAGATGCTCTGCAAAAACTTTCTTCAGGAAATGACAAAATTGAACCAAGTGGAGTATCTGATTATTATACATATACCAGAAGTGTTACTGTTACTTCGACTTATAAACCTAAACTTGTATTTTACTGCAATATAGTGAGGGTAGACATACAACCAATAATATTTTTAAAAATAGAGCATGCTTCCTTAAATAGATCTTATAATAGCACTAGCAAACAATTTGCAGGACATATTTATTATAATTTGGAAAACAACACAAGATTTTACTATGAATTAAATGGAGATTTTTATAACAATGGAACAACAACCTATACGGGTGGTGCATCCGTAAATGTTGGAGAATATGCTACAATTAATTTTAGTGTATCTAGTAGTAGTAATTTCTATAAATATTGCTATGATAGTGGGCGTATATATATATAATATAAAATCTAAGGAGAACAGTTTGAAAACAAAATTAAAGGGTAGCATTATTATAGGGGTATTAATAATATTAGCACCAACCATAGTGACTGGACGCCTTTATTATGGTGATGCAGGAAGCCTAATAGAAATTAGTTTCATAATTAGATGTATTTCATTTATAATAGGCTTATTAGTTATTTACGATGGGCTCAAGCATAATTCTTAAACTAAGCGGTGTTCGAGGTTGGTAATTGGCCGGTGTTGGGGATTTGTGCAGTCCATAGGGTAAAAGATATCAGCGGCGGCACCAGCAACTCTCCCGTTATTTCCTTTGGTACCGTTTTAGATATTATTGGCGTAGACATTTGGCTGCCTGACGGTCATGGCTACAAGGACAAATTTACTGTAGATGATACAGGCTTAGGTCGGAATAGGACAGATTATAGGATAGATATCTACTATCATAAAGATATTCCATCAGCAAAGCATATGGCGTCAAAAAACTTTCTTATTCCTATACAAACTAAATTTACAACCAGGAAGAAGGGAAGCAACCATGTCAAAAAAGAAAAAGTACGTCGGTATATCCTCTATTTTATTGATTGGTGTGGTCGTTCTATTGTACGCATTGTACGTTATGAAGATCGGCCCTTTCGACGGTTCTTCTAACAAAGTGGAACAGAATGCCCCAATGACCAGTAATAATGCCGACGAAAAAATAAGCGTAACCGCAATGGAAGCGCTGCGTCTAGGCTTTGAAGAAGCAAAAAAGCATGCTGGAGAAGAACCATTGCTTATTGACATGAGGAGCAAGGATAATACCAATGTTCCACAGGAAAAAACCGATGGTGCGGACGGGAAAAGGAACACGTGGTATCTTCGTTTTGGCAGCAAAAAGGGAAATTTTCGTATTTACATAACGATTGAAAATGGAAATGCCATCACGAATGATGTGAGAAAGGACGACAATAATTTACTTCGGAAAGGACGGTATACTATTTCCGATATTAATATTGATTCTCCTAAGGCAGTTAAACAAGCTATCGAAGAACTAAGTATGCAACCGGGAAATCCTGAAATATACAAGGGGTATAATTTTACAATCAGCGGATTTCAAACTGATCCCGACTCCTATGACACACGTTTGCTTTTAAGAGTTACAGGCATCTCACCGAATTCTCCCAATAGTGAGAATGAAAGCTTAAGAATGCACGCATTCTTTGATGGCAAAACAGGCGAAATGTTGAATGCCTCCGAGATGACTGGTTACGACGAGGAGGGACGTTCTATGTGGAGGTATATTGAGCCTAAACATTGAGGATGCCAGCCAATAAGTCTCCTAAATTTTTCTGTGGGCTCAAACCGTACCCCCTGGTTTCATCTTCCTTCTACCATTTAAACCAATATGCAATTGAAAGTGGCAAAAACTAGCCGCACATTAACCGGAAGGACGGTTATTAAGGAGTCAATCAGAAGTTTTGCCCCCAAAAAAGGCTCAACAGTCAAAAAATTATTGATTGATTGTTGAGCTATTTTTGTATCCCCTATTGGTCTTCCGCAAAATTTTTGATTGACACCAGAAGAAGGAAATCGCTGGCCAATATCCCCCCAAATGTGCTATTTTACTGATTCCCTAGAGTGATATTATCCCATCTTTAGCACATCTTGGTTTGGTTTTGACGAAGATTAGCCCGAAGAATTTTGGCTCTTCAGTACTGTATTTTCCCTTTACACATGGATCAATTCAGAAGTTGACATTAATTAATGATATTAGTATAATTTGAGGGAATGGAGGTAATTAAATGGAATTAACAAAAACGAACAAGAAATTATGGATGTACTTTTTAGAGAAGGAAGACCTCTCTCTCGAACAGAAATTGTGAAACTATCAGTGGATAAGTCTTGGAAGGATAGCTCTATCCACATATTACTTAACAGCTTATTAAAAAAAGGTGCAATACGTGAAGCCGGTTTTATTAAAACTGGTAGAAGTTATGGACGTATCTTTGAACCAACTGAGACCAGTGAAGATTATTATGCAGAGCTTCTGGCTAATGCTGCCAAAAAGACAAGTTTACCTCTGTTTCTTTCAAAACTATTTAATAGTCAAGATATAGGGAAAGAAACAATTCAAGAGTTAGAAAGTATTATAAACAAGAAAAAGCGGGATTTGGAATAATATGGGAAATAATGGTATTGGCATAAGCGTTTTTTCATTGATCATGGCAATCATTTGTTTTAATCTCCTTTTACTAGTGATTGCCTTTTTGCGTAGGAATACAATGTTGCTGGTAAAGAACAGTACCTCTGTGCTATTACTAATATTGCTACTCGGTATTATACGTCTTTTCGTACCAATAGATATGCCTAATGCTGCTGTTATTCACTCAGACAAAGTAATGCCCGGGATTCAAAACTTATTAGGTGAACAGTTATTTGGAGAAATCACCCTATGGATGGCGTTAGGAATTGTATGGATTTTAGGTGTTGCTTTTGTGCTGCTCAGGGCTTTTTTCAATCTCATTTTAGAAGTACAGCGAATGAAAAGATACAAGATCGTGGAGGATCCACAAGTAATACGTGTTGCCAAAGAGTTGAATCTGAAAAATGCAGTTATTGTGTGTTCCCCGGGGGTAGATGTACCTAAGGTTATTGGGATTTTCAAGGCGTATATTTATCTTCCGTCTTTAGCATTATACGATGAGGATCTAAAGTTGGTGTTACGTCATGAATACCAGCATTTAAAGGGAATGATTTCGAGATTAAAATTTTTTATTTAATGCTGTCAGCACTTTTCTGGTGGAATCCGGTAACACATATTTTCCAAAGAGAGGTTGATAATCTTTTAGAATTGAGATGTGATGCTGCAATTACAAATAAAATGGATAATGATCAACGTATCGCTTATTTAAATACCATTTTGAGTGTTATTAAGCAGACCATTCTAGGAAAAGCGAAATTTGTAGAAAGTGCAGCAAAATTGGTGAATCAAGACAATGAAGGATTTATTCAACAAAGATTTCAAGTGGTACTTTATGAAAATCAGTATAAAGCATCGAAAATAAAATTTGTAACATTTTTGACAACTATGTTTGTATTTTTACTTTCATATTCTGTAATTATTCAGCCTGCATACTATCCTCCAGAAAGTGATCTTAAGGGACAATTTGCAATTACAGCTGAAAATGCCTATATTTTAGTGCTTCAAGATGGAACGATGAAATTATTCGTTGATGACCAATTTATTGATACAATTGCCCAGGAAGAGCTTAAATCAAAACCCTATGCTGATTTAAAAAAATCAAGAAAGGGAATTGAAATGAAAAAATTATTATTTACTATGTTTCTGACTGCTATTATATCCACTTTTTTATTATTCACACCAACTTTTGCGGCTGAGCCTGTTTCTAAAATAAAACAAATCATTGGTCTTCCTGTTTTTATTCAAGCGGAACAAACCGAATGGTATTTCCGAACATATAATGGTGGTCTTCAGAAGCGCCTGTGGTCAATTACTTATGGATACTGGAAAACTGATTGGATAAATGTTTAAAAAAATACTTCCCCCTTCAGAAGGGGATATACTTATATTTGAGGAAAGTATAAAATGAAAAAACCATCGGTGACTCCAGATTAACTGGAAGGTGAGCTACATAAAAAAGCAGCATGTGTCCTCCGTGCCCATAGCACTCTCAACGCTATATCTATCAGACATCAAACGGGTTATGCATGATTTTCTGGTGATTACCTCTGATCTGTAACGACCTGTAACAAAATATCAGCAAGTTTTCCCTTTATTAGTTGACAAGGGGTAGGATCTCAGATATAATGTAAAAGCGCTTGAGAGAGTGCGACAAAAATTTTTCAAAGAAACCTTTGACAATAAGAGACAAATTGTGTATACTATAGCTTGTGTCAAAGAAACTTTTGGGTGATTAGCTCAGCTGGGAGAGCGCCTGCCTTACAAGCAGGATGTCGGCAGTTCGATCCTGTCATCGCCCACCATGAATCAAGGAACTGTGGTGTAGTGGTCTAACATGCCGGCCTGTCACGCCGGAGATCGCGGGTTCAACTCCCGTCAGTTCCGCCATTTGCCTCGGTAGCTCAGTCGGTAGAGCAGAGGACTGAAAATCCTCGTGTCGCTGGTTCGATTCCGGCCCGAGGCACCATTTGCGGGCGTAACTCAGTGGTAGAGTGCGACCTTGCCAAGGTCGAAGTCGAGGGTTCGAATCCCTTCGCCCGCTCCAAAAGTGCCCATAAAAAAAGCAGAGACTTTGATCTCTGCTTTTTTGTTTAGATTGCTGTTTCATGTTTTTAAATTTAATTTTAATCAGGTATTACATCGTCCAGGTACCTCCCGGTGTATGGAGAAGCTGTAATATTTGTTCTTCCACACCATCAGCCGCATTAATATAAATCAGGAAGTTATCCTTTTTATATGAGGTTTTAAACTCATAACACAAGACTTCTTTACCCGTTGCCAAGGGGATTAAAGTTAGGCGTTTACTGTCTACAGTGAGATTGGGGTTTAATTTTTTTTCGGCTTCCTCAATTGAGAGTTTTGGTTTGGGCAGGTTTCGCTCCTCATGCTGCATCAGATATCCTAAGCTTTCAAACCCCACGATTTGACCGTTATCCATGGCTACATTTACTTTCACCAGATCGGGATAAACGATGACGTCATTTTCCTGATAGGCAAAAGAGACGATTAAGGTGTTTTCCTGACGGAGGGAATAGGTGGGCACCATGGATTTATACTCCGTTTTGGATAAGAACACCTTGGCTTTTTCTAACGCCTCTCCCAGGCCTATTTTTGCTTCGCCTATGCCACGTGAATTCATCGCCATGGTGACATGGCCGCCTTGCTGACTCACATCTACATATATGACCTCGCCCATGTTGGGTACCCGGGGCGCAATACGAATGGAATAAATGGGAATGCTGGCATCCTGGGTGCTTTTACCATTATCTTTCACTACGTATTCAATGTCGTCCCTTAAATCGATAAAATCCCGTGCAATTTTCTTAGCTTGCTCCATATCAATCATTTTTCCAGTAACGGCCTTGGGTTTCCGAGTCTCTAAATGATCGGAAAAAGGACCGTCATAGATCAAGGTGGGATATTGATTAATCTGTTCATTGATCTTCTTAAAATTAACATTCAAATAATCTGTCGACTCTTGATCCAGTTTTCTGTTGCTCGCTTGTTTTGCCTCGCGCCAGTTGATGCCATTTTGTTGAACTTCTTTTTGAAGTTCCAGCAAATCTCCGCTCAACTTTGATGTTTGGTTATGTAAATCCTCCAAGGTGCTTAACTGTTCGGTATTCATCGTGCGGCCATCAGCCGTATTTTTTGCCATTGTGTAGGCATAATCACCCAATTGGGTGAGAAATCTTTGAGTTCTGGTCAAGGTAGTATGGGCCAGAGGAAGCTGACCCAGGTTATCCTGAGCAAAATTGGCTTGCCACCAAATATCAGATAACAATCGAATGTTTTGCTGTGGGGAGCCGGAGACAAGGCTTTTTGATGTTAAAACAGAGAGATTACCTACATTGCTTACCAAATTGTAAAAAGAACGCTGCTGGTCATTTTCCAGAAGAATCCTATTGGCCTGGTTGATTCGATACTGATTAAAGCCCCAGACGCCGGTAAAAATCAAAGCAATTGTTAATACACCTGTCAACCAATGACGACGCATTTTTTCACCACCTCATATTTATAATCCAAAAACATGTGCTCCATATTTGACAACAATTTTTCGCGTCCAGATCCAGGCACTTACCGGTTTGGAAGGGTTCCAAAAATAGAGACAGCCATATGAGGGATCCCAACCGTTAA
This window harbors:
- a CDS encoding BlaI/MecI/CopY family transcriptional regulator, whose amino-acid sequence is MNKNEQEIMDVLFREGRPLSRTEIVKLSVDKSWKDSSIHILLNSLLKKGAIREAGFIKTGRSYGRIFEPTETSEDYYAELLANAAKKTSLPLFLSKLFNSQDIGKETIQELESIINKKKRDLE
- the ypeB gene encoding germination protein YpeB — protein: MRRHWLTGVLTIALIFTGVWGFNQYRINQANRILLENDQQRSFYNLVSNVGNLSVLTSKSLVSGSPQQNIRLLSDIWWQANFAQDNLGQLPLAHTTLTRTQRFLTQLGDYAYTMAKNTADGRTMNTEQLSTLEDLHNQTSKLSGDLLELQKEVQQNGINWREAKQASNRKLDQESTDYLNVNFKKINEQINQYPTLIYDGPFSDHLETRKPKAVTGKMIDMEQAKKIARDFIDLRDDIEYVVKDNGKSTQDASIPIYSIRIAPRVPNMGEVIYVDVSQQGGHVTMAMNSRGIGEAKIGLGEALEKAKVFLSKTEYKSMVPTYSLRQENTLIVSFAYQENDVIVYPDLVKVNVAMDNGQIVGFESLGYLMQHEERNLPKPKLSIEEAEKKLNPNLTVDSKRLTLIPLATGKEVLCYEFKTSYKKDNFLIYINAADGVEEQILQLLHTPGGTWTM